From the candidate division KSB1 bacterium genome, one window contains:
- a CDS encoding MBL fold metallo-hydrolase, producing the protein MPYSLQIGSIRCHILSDGVEAADGGGFFGLVPRVMWEKIVTPNARNQVPAALRVLLIESAAGLIMVDTGRGDKFDDKQRSILRLGPRRQRLLGDLRRLGFQAEQVAIVILTHLHADHAGGATRWATPDDTPGEVVATFPNARYLVQRLDLAEASFPNERTAATYLSHNWQPLRASGQLEIVDGDQQVAPGVRTEVAPGHTAGIQAVWVEDGGESLLFLGDTCSWAVHMDRLAWVPSYDIFPMTSIESKRRLRREAFERKTLLVFQHDGQVVTGRLVAGRRGPEVQPEITETAWYDATVGQIKSE; encoded by the coding sequence ATGCCCTACTCTCTGCAAATCGGTTCAATCAGGTGTCACATTTTGAGTGATGGTGTCGAAGCCGCAGACGGCGGCGGCTTTTTCGGCCTGGTGCCGCGCGTGATGTGGGAAAAAATCGTGACGCCCAACGCGCGCAACCAGGTGCCGGCGGCGCTGCGCGTGCTGTTGATCGAATCCGCCGCGGGTTTGATCATGGTGGATACCGGCCGCGGTGACAAGTTCGACGACAAGCAGCGTTCCATTCTGCGCCTCGGTCCCCGGCGGCAACGGTTGCTCGGCGATCTGCGCCGTCTCGGCTTTCAAGCGGAGCAGGTCGCGATCGTGATTCTCACCCATTTGCATGCCGATCATGCCGGCGGCGCCACCCGCTGGGCCACGCCTGATGACACGCCCGGCGAAGTGGTGGCCACTTTTCCCAATGCCCGCTATCTGGTGCAGCGCCTCGATCTCGCGGAGGCCAGCTTTCCCAATGAACGCACTGCCGCCACCTATCTCAGCCACAACTGGCAACCCTTGCGTGCAAGCGGCCAGTTGGAGATCGTCGATGGCGATCAACAAGTCGCGCCGGGCGTGCGCACCGAAGTGGCACCCGGTCACACTGCCGGCATTCAGGCGGTTTGGGTGGAGGACGGCGGCGAGAGCTTGTTGTTCCTGGGCGACACTTGCAGTTGGGCGGTGCACATGGACCGCCTGGCCTGGGTGCCGAGCTATGATATTTTTCCCATGACCAGCATCGAATCCAAGCGCCGGCTGCGGCGGGAAGCTTTTGAACGGAAGACCCTGCTGGTGTTTCAACATGACGGCCAGGTGGTGACCGGCCGGCTGGTCGCGGGCAGGCGCGGGCCGGAGGTGCAGCCGGAGATTACCGAGACCGCGTGGTACGATGCCACCGTGGGTCAAATCAAGAGCGAGTGA
- a CDS encoding TonB-dependent receptor: MKPHALARLTAAAMLLTAPLALAQTRGTLVGRITDKETGEGLPGVHVLIKGTYYGAATAPDGSYQIPNINPGVYTVEAAMIGYKQVQHTGVKVTAGTVTTLNVKLEATVLALGQEVVVIGERPLFDLEETASRRSLSSSEIANQIVENVQDLVAGQVGVVQSDNEIHLRGGRAYENAYLLDGISVQDPLAGTGFGLQLSTDAIEEVEVITGGFNAEYGQAMSGIINVRTKEGGSSYKGSFAYKRDHFGDFDPTLPIIGHFSTKNRHSFRTDVAELSLSGPEPLTRYLLPALGLRPPGQFSLFGNFYALTSDTYLRARAQRLYSSTFYGSRFAPRQDNNWSGLLKLTWKITPTHKLVLSGNQSVAINQNEKSLQTNLEYVEPSPGYPYEFEKNLDNFQTFTHLNKSLSLSWTHTLNSKTFYEIKLSRYFSHLRSDVNGKLWTHYQEPQDIVTLPIAYFYNSDSSIISVFPGDGFWDFGNGSTWHDHYVEEYTLKFDLNRHSASGVHKFKAGVETQFAEMQMIDIYRPWFGGLGLNNDIYRVHPAYGSLYAQDQIKFKGLIANLGLRFDYWFPGRYVERAIANPEILTISEETRRQFRADTYNFFGRRWRGRLSPRLGISHPITDNQMLFFSYGHFSKRPKPQFVYAKLGENSAKSTFQKFGNPNLDYETTVSYEFGVRHKFSENDVFTLTAYYKDIFDYVTTVNFRGSGRLAGRTFTTYLNLDYSRARGVEVEYRKRAGTFLTGSVSGSYSLATGKSSSPDDAFLVAQGTLTEKPITEDFLIWDRPWQINLVANLNVRKGEAPKILGVRLPEDWNLNLRAFAQAGKRYTPQFFTGTVLPNGRREYDEDLNQNGEPDDPYGRLAAHWFWVNLNFEKYFRPAGLEVTLLMEIVNLFDRKNSQIINPVTGRAYERGDPTPTSWNDPLYPDTQAPLDPFPFNPARYLTPRNIRLGLVIRF, encoded by the coding sequence ATGAAACCGCATGCGCTCGCCCGCCTGACAGCCGCCGCCATGCTGCTGACCGCGCCTCTGGCTCTGGCCCAGACCAGGGGGACGCTGGTGGGACGCATCACCGACAAGGAAACTGGTGAAGGCCTGCCCGGCGTGCACGTTTTGATCAAGGGCACTTATTACGGCGCTGCCACCGCCCCCGACGGCAGCTACCAGATTCCCAACATCAACCCGGGGGTGTACACCGTGGAAGCGGCGATGATCGGCTACAAGCAGGTGCAGCACACCGGCGTGAAAGTGACGGCGGGAACGGTCACCACCCTGAACGTGAAACTCGAAGCCACGGTGCTGGCGCTCGGCCAGGAAGTGGTGGTGATCGGCGAGCGGCCGCTGTTCGATCTGGAGGAAACCGCCAGCCGTCGGAGTCTGAGCAGCAGCGAGATTGCCAATCAGATCGTCGAAAACGTGCAGGACCTCGTCGCCGGCCAGGTGGGTGTGGTGCAGTCCGATAATGAGATTCACCTGCGCGGCGGCCGCGCCTATGAGAACGCCTATTTGCTCGACGGCATCTCGGTGCAGGATCCGCTGGCGGGCACCGGTTTCGGCCTGCAATTGAGCACCGACGCCATCGAAGAGGTCGAAGTCATCACCGGCGGCTTCAATGCCGAGTACGGCCAGGCCATGTCCGGCATCATCAATGTGAGAACCAAGGAGGGTGGTTCCTCCTACAAAGGCTCGTTCGCCTACAAGCGCGACCACTTCGGCGATTTTGATCCCACACTGCCAATCATCGGCCATTTCAGCACGAAAAACCGCCACAGCTTTCGCACCGACGTGGCGGAGCTGAGCCTGAGCGGGCCGGAGCCGCTGACGCGCTACCTGCTGCCGGCCCTGGGTCTGCGGCCCCCCGGCCAGTTCAGCCTGTTCGGCAATTTCTACGCGCTCACCAGTGACACCTATTTGCGCGCACGGGCGCAGCGGCTTTACTCTTCGACGTTTTACGGCAGCCGTTTTGCACCGCGTCAGGACAACAACTGGTCGGGACTGCTCAAGCTCACCTGGAAAATCACCCCCACCCACAAACTCGTGCTCTCCGGCAACCAGTCGGTTGCGATCAATCAAAACGAAAAGTCGCTGCAGACGAATTTGGAGTATGTCGAACCCAGTCCGGGATACCCCTACGAATTCGAAAAGAACCTGGACAATTTCCAAACCTTCACCCATCTCAACAAGAGTCTGTCGCTCTCCTGGACGCACACCCTGAACAGCAAAACTTTCTACGAAATCAAACTGTCGCGCTACTTCAGCCATCTGCGCAGCGACGTCAACGGCAAGTTGTGGACGCACTATCAGGAGCCGCAGGACATCGTGACGCTGCCGATCGCCTATTTTTACAATTCCGACAGCAGCATCATCTCGGTGTTTCCCGGCGACGGGTTTTGGGATTTCGGCAACGGCAGCACCTGGCACGATCACTACGTTGAGGAGTACACCCTGAAATTCGACCTCAACCGTCACAGCGCCAGCGGCGTGCACAAATTCAAGGCCGGCGTGGAGACGCAGTTTGCCGAAATGCAGATGATCGACATCTACCGGCCGTGGTTCGGCGGGTTGGGATTGAACAACGACATCTATCGCGTCCATCCCGCCTATGGCAGCCTGTATGCCCAGGATCAGATCAAATTCAAGGGCCTGATTGCCAATCTTGGTCTGCGCTTCGATTATTGGTTTCCGGGCCGGTACGTCGAGCGGGCCATTGCCAATCCGGAGATCCTCACGATCAGCGAGGAGACGCGCCGGCAGTTTCGCGCGGACACCTACAACTTCTTTGGCCGGCGCTGGCGCGGCCGTCTCAGCCCGCGGCTGGGGATCTCCCATCCGATCACCGACAATCAAATGCTGTTCTTTTCCTACGGGCATTTCTCCAAACGGCCGAAGCCGCAATTCGTCTATGCCAAGCTGGGCGAGAACAGCGCCAAATCCACCTTCCAAAAGTTCGGCAATCCCAATCTCGACTATGAAACCACGGTGTCGTATGAATTCGGCGTGCGCCACAAATTCAGCGAGAATGACGTGTTCACGCTCACCGCATATTACAAGGACATTTTCGATTATGTGACCACGGTGAATTTCCGCGGCAGCGGCCGGCTGGCGGGCCGCACCTTCACGACCTATCTCAATCTCGATTACTCGCGCGCACGCGGGGTGGAGGTGGAATATCGCAAGCGCGCCGGCACCTTTCTCACCGGTTCGGTGAGCGGTTCCTATTCGCTCGCCACCGGCAAAAGCTCCTCACCCGACGACGCTTTTCTGGTGGCGCAGGGCACGCTCACCGAAAAGCCGATCACCGAGGATTTTCTCATTTGGGACCGGCCGTGGCAAATCAACCTGGTGGCGAATCTCAATGTCCGCAAAGGCGAGGCCCCCAAAATCCTGGGCGTGCGGCTGCCGGAGGACTGGAATCTCAACCTGCGCGCCTTTGCGCAGGCGGGCAAGCGCTACACCCCGCAATTTTTCACCGGCACGGTGCTGCCCAACGGCCGGCGGGAATACGATGAGGATTTGAATCAAAACGGTGAGCCCGACGATCCCTACGGCCGGCTGGCGGCGCATTGGTTTTGGGTCAATCTGAATTTCGAGAAGTATTTTCGGCCCGCGGGCCTGGAGGTGACGCTGCTGATGGAAATTGTGAATCTGTTCGATCGCAAGAATTCGCAAATCATCAATCCGGTCACCGGCCGGGCCTATGAACGCGGCGATCCCACGCCCACGAGCTGGAACGATCCGCTCTATCCCGACACCCAGGCGCCGCTCGATCCGTTTCCCTTCAACCCCGCACGCTATTTGACGCCGAGAAACATTCGGCTGGGTTTGGTGATCAGGTTTTGA
- the ablA gene encoding lysine 2,3-aminomutase: MSSANSPNGALARTPRPKIWADVPNEKWDDWRWQLSNRLNSVEELSQVINLTESERKALSAKNLFRVDITPFFASLIDPDSRDCPIRRQVIPTEEELVPFTSMMEDSLAEDRHSPVPGLVHRYPDRVLMLVTTQCASYCRYCTRSRIVGDPSAQFNRKEYDLQLDYLRHTPQVRDVLLSGGDPLILPPRMLEYLLAQLRAIPHIEIIRIGTRVPIFLPQRIDQELCDMLAKYHPLWMNLHFNHHKEITPEVARACDMLSRAGIPLGNQSVLLAGVNDSVHLQRKLVHELVKIRVRPYYLYQCDLVEGAGHLRTSVAKGIEIIEGLRGHTSGYAIPTYVIDAPGGGGKIPVMPNYLISQGSHRVVLRNFEGLITVYSEPETYDPNLVKPLEQQVERRPEPGQEGVLGLLEGRQLLIEPKDFEKTHARGGAKHRLRGDDETKWRPFGIGSETSPVIQLSRTEEAAETK; this comes from the coding sequence ATGTCATCCGCCAACAGCCCCAATGGTGCGCTGGCGCGCACTCCCAGACCGAAGATTTGGGCCGACGTGCCCAACGAAAAATGGGACGACTGGCGCTGGCAGCTCAGCAACCGTTTGAACTCGGTGGAGGAGCTTTCCCAGGTCATCAACCTCACCGAGAGCGAAAGAAAGGCGCTCTCCGCCAAAAACCTCTTCCGTGTGGACATCACGCCCTTTTTCGCCAGCCTGATCGACCCCGACAGCCGGGACTGCCCGATCCGGCGCCAGGTGATTCCCACTGAAGAGGAGCTGGTGCCCTTTACTTCGATGATGGAGGACTCGCTCGCCGAGGACCGTCACTCCCCGGTGCCCGGCCTGGTGCATCGCTATCCCGACCGCGTGCTGATGCTGGTCACCACCCAGTGCGCCAGTTACTGCCGCTACTGCACCCGCAGCCGCATCGTCGGCGATCCCAGTGCGCAATTCAACCGCAAAGAATACGACCTGCAACTCGACTATCTGCGCCACACCCCGCAGGTGCGCGACGTCCTGCTTTCCGGCGGCGATCCCCTCATCCTGCCGCCCAGGATGCTGGAATATTTGCTCGCACAACTGCGCGCCATTCCCCACATCGAAATCATCCGCATCGGCACGCGCGTTCCCATCTTCCTGCCGCAACGCATCGATCAGGAACTGTGCGACATGCTGGCCAAATACCATCCCTTGTGGATGAATCTCCACTTCAACCATCACAAGGAAATCACCCCGGAAGTCGCACGCGCTTGTGACATGCTCTCGCGCGCCGGCATTCCGCTCGGCAATCAGAGCGTGCTGCTCGCCGGCGTGAATGACTCGGTGCATCTGCAACGCAAGCTGGTGCACGAGCTGGTGAAAATCCGCGTGCGGCCCTACTATCTCTATCAATGTGATTTGGTGGAGGGCGCCGGCCATCTGCGCACCTCGGTGGCCAAGGGCATCGAGATCATCGAAGGGTTGCGCGGTCACACCTCGGGCTATGCCATTCCCACCTACGTCATCGATGCGCCCGGCGGCGGCGGCAAAATTCCCGTGATGCCCAACTATCTCATCTCGCAGGGCTCGCACCGGGTGGTGTTGCGCAATTTCGAGGGTCTGATCACGGTTTATTCCGAACCGGAGACCTACGATCCCAATCTGGTCAAGCCGCTGGAGCAGCAGGTCGAACGCCGGCCGGAACCGGGCCAGGAGGGTGTGCTCGGGCTGCTGGAAGGCCGTCAGCTTCTCATCGAGCCCAAGGATTTCGAGAAGACCCATGCGCGCGGCGGCGCCAAGCACCGCCTGCGCGGCGACGACGAGACGAAATGGCGGCCGTTTGGCATCGGCAGCGAAACCAGCCCTGTGATTCAGCTTTCCCGGACGGAAGAAGCCGCCGAAACCAAGTGA
- the acs gene encoding acetate--CoA ligase, translating to MSTPLIFPPPAAIAARAHLNSLEQYRQHYQRSVTDPAGYWSSVAERLHWFQKWNVVCEYDFVKANIKWFAGGKLNVSYNCLDRHVAAGHGGQTALIWEGNEPGESRQLTYAELLQQVQKFANVLKAQGVRKGDRVCIYLQMVPELPVAMLACARIGAVHSVVFGAFSSSSLRDRINDSACKLLITQDTGVRGAKQDIPMKANADAAVTACPSIEKIIVVRRTGESVNMQAGRDYYWHELMAEAEPVCPPEAMDAEDPLFILYTSGSTGKPKGVLHTTGGYLTYTSFTHELIFDYHPGDIYWCTADIGWVTGHSYIVYGPLANRAISVMFEGVPNYPDYGRFWQVVAKHKVNIFYTAPTALRALMKEGDKWPRLHDLSSLRLLGTVGEPIKEPEWLWYYRVIGQERCPIVDTWWQTETGGILISPLPGATPTKPGSATLPFFGVQPVLLDESGRELQGPAQGYLAIKAAWPGIMRTVYGDHERFRQTYFDRFPGYYLTGDGARRDEDGYYWITGRVDDVLNVSGHRIGTAEVEGAIGKARGVAEAAVVGFPHDIKGQGIYAYVTLMTGVTPSDELVAAINKTVREQIGPHAMPDKIQFTPALPKTRSGKIMRRILRKIAEGDLEHLGDTSTLADPAVVEQLVDGRK from the coding sequence ATGAGCACGCCGTTGATCTTTCCGCCGCCGGCAGCGATTGCCGCGCGCGCCCATCTCAATTCTCTCGAACAATACCGCCAGCACTATCAGCGATCGGTCACGGATCCGGCGGGTTACTGGTCGAGCGTTGCCGAAAGACTGCATTGGTTCCAAAAGTGGAATGTGGTCTGCGAGTACGACTTTGTGAAAGCCAACATCAAGTGGTTTGCCGGCGGCAAGCTCAACGTGAGTTACAACTGCCTGGATCGCCACGTGGCGGCGGGCCATGGCGGGCAGACTGCGTTGATTTGGGAGGGCAATGAGCCGGGCGAATCGCGGCAGCTCACCTATGCCGAACTGCTGCAGCAGGTGCAGAAATTCGCCAACGTGCTCAAAGCCCAGGGCGTGCGCAAAGGCGACCGCGTCTGCATCTATCTGCAAATGGTGCCCGAGCTGCCGGTGGCCATGCTTGCCTGCGCCCGCATCGGCGCGGTGCATTCGGTGGTGTTCGGTGCCTTCAGCTCCAGCTCGCTGCGCGACCGCATCAATGACTCTGCCTGCAAGCTGTTGATCACCCAGGACACCGGCGTGCGCGGCGCCAAACAGGACATCCCGATGAAGGCCAATGCCGATGCCGCGGTCACGGCCTGCCCCTCGATCGAAAAGATCATCGTCGTGCGGCGCACTGGTGAAAGCGTCAACATGCAGGCCGGTCGCGACTACTATTGGCACGAGCTGATGGCAGAAGCCGAGCCGGTTTGCCCCCCCGAAGCGATGGATGCCGAAGATCCGCTGTTCATTCTCTACACCTCCGGTTCCACCGGCAAGCCCAAAGGCGTGTTGCACACCACCGGCGGCTATCTCACCTACACCTCCTTCACCCACGAGCTGATCTTCGATTATCATCCCGGTGACATCTACTGGTGCACTGCCGACATCGGCTGGGTCACCGGCCACTCCTACATTGTCTATGGCCCGCTCGCCAATCGTGCCATTTCTGTGATGTTCGAAGGTGTGCCCAACTATCCTGACTATGGCCGGTTTTGGCAGGTGGTCGCCAAACACAAAGTCAACATCTTCTACACGGCACCCACCGCCCTGCGCGCCTTGATGAAAGAAGGAGATAAGTGGCCCCGACTGCATGACCTCTCTTCCTTGCGACTGCTCGGCACGGTCGGCGAACCCATCAAGGAGCCGGAGTGGTTGTGGTATTATCGCGTAATTGGTCAGGAACGCTGCCCGATCGTCGACACCTGGTGGCAAACCGAAACCGGCGGCATTTTGATTTCACCGCTGCCCGGCGCGACGCCCACCAAGCCCGGCTCCGCCACGCTGCCGTTCTTTGGCGTGCAGCCGGTGCTGTTGGATGAATCCGGCCGGGAGTTGCAGGGGCCGGCGCAGGGGTATCTCGCAATCAAAGCCGCATGGCCGGGCATCATGCGCACGGTGTATGGCGATCACGAGCGTTTCCGGCAAACATATTTCGACCGCTTTCCGGGCTATTATCTCACCGGCGATGGCGCGCGCCGCGACGAGGATGGCTATTATTGGATCACCGGCCGCGTCGATGATGTGTTGAATGTCTCCGGTCATCGCATTGGCACCGCCGAAGTCGAAGGCGCGATCGGCAAGGCCCGGGGCGTGGCCGAGGCCGCGGTGGTCGGCTTTCCGCATGACATCAAAGGCCAGGGTATCTATGCTTATGTCACGCTCATGACCGGCGTGACACCCTCCGATGAACTCGTCGCCGCGATCAACAAGACTGTGCGCGAGCAAATCGGGCCGCATGCCATGCCGGACAAGATACAATTCACCCCCGCCCTGCCCAAGACCCGCTCCGGCAAAATCATGCGACGCATCCTGCGCAAAATTGCCGAAGGCGACCTCGAACATCTCGGCGATACCTCGACGCTGGCTGATCCCGCCGTGGTCGAACAGTTGGTGGACGGCCGGAAGTGA
- a CDS encoding lamin tail domain-containing protein yields the protein MTRSLSFFARSHLLFLLFLPLLSRAQSHLLITEFAVSPTAGEFIEIYNPGPDTVTLGNYYLSDECFNNNNNYINVVKGGFTAFGSDFMVKFPNGSRLAPGKFLTIAFTGAGFATTYQKTADFEIKGDDANTPDMTAVSVGATAGLSNDGEMIVLFYWDGQSDLVQDVDYVVWGDKVEAINKTGVSIDGPDADTTPSTYQPDTPVAQQFVVDAENDGDAFPHDDGKTAQRRLEVEDVETWSGGNGIAGHDETSENLSWKGGIWSIHAAATPGARALGDSLNIADVQFKRAADIAVNLSDDSPWRGRTVTLTGVVMHGIREIFVGARWGVFVQDERGGPWSGMFVIQNDTSVSGTQFTAVQPGDKIRVTALVNEFPGAANTASITQLELLTNPVTPVEFVDFGTPRPAPVLLKPGDLGANGAVTDPKLTERWESMLVRFENLTVTANGLPGNIMIAGDATGSIALDDYFDAVFDVVSANGGVWPGFPAGTRINVTGYIRAGTTQGTVTINPRTINDVEVASSPPAITNVSRDPVVATSTTGMTVSATIVDAQTAVASAEVGYRVDRGAYQSLPMTAGGGNLYTAVIPAQANGAFVEFFIKATDTEGASSTIPADTAAAKLFYFVRDAGLTIYDLQYTPYANGNSGYTNLTVTVQGIVTTDTTDFSFYWIQDGTTPWRGIWVNDNTTNVKAGDLVSVTGRVEENFNVTRLVNPSSANPLRVTILSRGNPLPTPVLLRTGDLRTGAATAEQWEGMLVQVRNAVVSNPFPDAPSNFGEFAIDDGSGEVRVDDLGDFDGNLDSIYVKGDSIRSLTAIHHYSFNNYKLLPRNNRDVVRGPGTGVADHREPPLRYALEQNYPNPFNPETAIRYQLPQPGRVSLAIYNLLGQKVKTLVDGIAPAGSHLTKWDGTNDRGQVVPGGVYFYRLRTGSFEKVNKMLLLR from the coding sequence ATGACCAGATCGCTATCGTTTTTTGCACGCAGCCATCTTCTTTTTCTGCTGTTCCTGCCCCTGCTGAGCCGGGCGCAATCGCATCTGCTGATCACGGAATTCGCCGTCTCCCCGACCGCGGGCGAATTCATTGAAATTTACAATCCCGGCCCAGACACGGTCACGCTGGGCAATTACTATTTGTCCGACGAATGTTTCAACAACAACAACAACTACATCAATGTGGTGAAGGGCGGTTTCACCGCCTTCGGCTCGGATTTCATGGTGAAATTTCCCAACGGCAGCCGCCTGGCGCCCGGGAAATTTCTCACCATCGCCTTCACCGGCGCCGGCTTTGCGACCACCTACCAAAAAACCGCGGATTTCGAAATCAAGGGGGACGATGCCAACACCCCCGACATGACGGCGGTCTCGGTGGGCGCGACCGCCGGGCTTTCCAACGACGGCGAGATGATCGTGCTGTTTTACTGGGATGGACAAAGCGATCTCGTGCAGGACGTTGACTATGTGGTCTGGGGTGACAAGGTCGAGGCCATCAACAAAACCGGCGTCAGCATCGACGGCCCCGATGCCGACACCACGCCTTCGACATACCAGCCGGACACGCCGGTGGCGCAGCAGTTCGTGGTGGATGCCGAAAACGACGGCGACGCCTTTCCGCATGACGACGGCAAAACTGCACAGCGCCGCCTGGAGGTCGAAGACGTCGAGACCTGGAGCGGCGGCAACGGCATCGCTGGTCACGACGAGACCAGCGAGAACCTTTCCTGGAAGGGCGGCATTTGGAGCATCCATGCCGCGGCCACGCCCGGTGCGCGCGCGCTGGGCGACAGCCTCAACATTGCCGATGTGCAATTCAAGCGCGCCGCCGACATTGCCGTGAACCTGAGCGATGATTCCCCGTGGCGCGGCCGGACCGTGACGCTCACCGGCGTGGTGATGCACGGCATCCGCGAAATCTTCGTCGGCGCGCGCTGGGGCGTGTTCGTGCAGGATGAGCGCGGCGGGCCGTGGAGCGGCATGTTCGTGATTCAAAACGACACTTCGGTCAGCGGCACGCAGTTCACGGCGGTGCAGCCGGGTGACAAAATCCGCGTCACCGCGCTGGTGAATGAATTCCCCGGTGCCGCCAACACCGCCAGCATCACGCAGTTGGAGTTGCTCACCAATCCGGTGACGCCGGTCGAGTTCGTTGATTTTGGCACGCCGCGACCGGCGCCGGTGCTGTTGAAACCGGGCGACCTGGGCGCCAATGGCGCGGTGACCGATCCCAAGCTCACCGAGCGCTGGGAAAGCATGCTGGTGCGCTTCGAGAACCTGACGGTCACCGCCAACGGCCTGCCCGGCAACATCATGATCGCGGGCGACGCCACCGGCTCCATTGCGCTGGATGATTACTTCGATGCCGTGTTCGACGTGGTGAGTGCCAACGGCGGCGTGTGGCCGGGCTTTCCGGCGGGCACGCGCATCAATGTCACCGGCTACATCCGCGCCGGCACGACACAGGGCACGGTCACCATCAATCCGCGCACGATCAACGATGTGGAAGTCGCCTCCTCACCACCGGCCATCACCAATGTGAGCCGCGATCCGGTGGTGGCAACTTCGACGACCGGCATGACCGTTTCCGCCACGATTGTGGATGCCCAGACGGCGGTGGCCAGTGCGGAGGTGGGCTATCGTGTTGACCGCGGCGCTTATCAAAGCCTGCCCATGACCGCCGGCGGGGGCAATCTCTACACCGCGGTGATCCCGGCACAGGCCAACGGCGCCTTCGTGGAATTCTTCATCAAGGCCACCGACACCGAGGGCGCGAGCAGCACCATCCCGGCGGACACCGCGGCCGCGAAATTGTTCTATTTCGTGCGCGATGCCGGCCTGACGATTTACGACTTGCAGTACACGCCCTATGCCAACGGCAACTCCGGTTACACCAATCTCACCGTCACTGTGCAGGGCATCGTCACCACCGACACCACCGATTTTTCCTTCTACTGGATTCAGGACGGTACCACGCCGTGGCGCGGCATCTGGGTCAATGACAACACCACCAATGTCAAGGCCGGCGATCTGGTGTCGGTGACCGGCCGGGTGGAAGAAAATTTTAATGTCACGCGCCTCGTCAATCCCAGCAGTGCCAACCCCCTCCGCGTGACCATTCTCAGCCGGGGCAATCCCCTGCCGACACCGGTGTTGCTGCGCACCGGTGATTTGCGCACCGGCGCCGCCACTGCCGAGCAATGGGAGGGCATGCTGGTGCAAGTGAGGAATGCCGTGGTGTCCAACCCCTTCCCCGATGCGCCGAGCAACTTCGGCGAGTTTGCCATCGACGATGGCAGCGGCGAAGTGCGCGTCGATGATCTCGGCGATTTCGACGGCAATCTGGACTCGATATATGTGAAGGGCGACAGCATCCGCTCGCTCACCGCCATTCACCATTACTCTTTCAACAACTACAAGCTGCTGCCGCGCAACAATCGCGACGTGGTGCGCGGACCCGGCACCGGCGTTGCCGATCACCGCGAGCCGCCCTTGCGCTACGCTCTGGAGCAAAATTACCCCAACCCCTTCAACCCTGAAACCGCCATCCGCTACCAACTGCCGCAGCCCGGGCGGGTGAGTCTGGCGATCTACAACCTGCTCGGGCAAAAAGTCAAAACGCTGGTGGATGGCATCGCACCGGCGGGCAGCCATCTGACGAAGTGGGACGGCACCAACGACCGCGGCCAGGTGGTGCCGGGCGGGGTTTACTTCTACCGCCTGCGGACCGGCAGTTTCGAGAAAGTGAACAAAATGTTGTTGCTGCGATAA